In one Nicotiana sylvestris chromosome 8, ASM39365v2, whole genome shotgun sequence genomic region, the following are encoded:
- the LOC104212214 gene encoding delta(8)-fatty-acid desaturase-like encodes MADDKKYITAEELKKHNKADDLWISIQGKVYNATNWIKEHPGGDIPILNLAGQEATDAFIAFHPGTAWKYLDKFFTGYYLEDYEVSEVSKDYRKLCSEFAKAGLFEKKGHGVIYSLCFVAFLLFLTVYGVLYSNSFWIRMLCGGLLGLAWMQVSYLGHDSGHYLIMTSRGFNKLVQILAGNCITGISIAWWNWTHNAHHVACNSLDYDPDLQHLPVFAVSTSLFKSLNSTFYGRELTFDSLAKFFVSYQHFTFYPIVCVSRVNLFIQTLLLLFSRRKVTNRLMNILGIMVFWTWFPLLVSTLPNWTERVLFVLISFAVTGIQHVQFCLNHFAADVYVGQPKGNDWFEKQTAGTIDIACSPQMDWFFGGLQFQLEHHLFPRLPRCQLRKISPIVQELCKKHNLPYRSLSFFEANRWTIRTLRVAAMQARSLLWEAVNTHG; translated from the coding sequence ATGGCTGATGATAAGAAGTACATTACCGCTGAGGAGTTAAAGAAGCATAACAAAGCAGATGATTTGTGGATCTCTATACAGGGGAAAGTTTACAATGCGACAAATTGGATAAAGGAACATCCAGGTGGAGATATCCCTATTCTTAATCTGGCTGGTCAAGAAGCAACTGATGCATTCATTGCTTTCCATCCAGGTACTGCTTGGAAATATCTTGACAAGTTCTTTACTGGCTATTATTTGGAGGATTACGAGGTATCTGAGGTATCTAAAGATTATAGGAAACTCTGTTCTGAGTTTGCTAAAGCTGGTTTGTTTGAAAAGAAAGGTCATGGGGTGATTTATTCCTTATGTTTTGTAgcttttttgcttttcttgacTGTTTATGGTGTTCTTTATAGTAATAGTTTCTGGATTCGCATGCTCTGTGGGGGGTTATTGGGGTTGGCTTGGATGCAGGTTTCTTACTTGGGTCATGATTCTGGTCATTATTTAATCATGACAAGTCGTGGTTTCAACAAATTGGTACAAATTCTAGCAGGGAATTGCATCACTGGGATTAGTATTGCTTGGTGGAATTGGACACATAATGCCCATCATGTCGCCTGCAATAGTCTGGATTATGACCCTGATCTTCAGCACTTGCCTGTTTTTGCTGTCTCTACTAGTCTGTTTAAATCATTGAACTCTACCTTCTATGGAAGAGAGCTCACATTCGATTCCCTGGCTAAATTCTTCGTCAGCTATCAGCATTTTACATTCTATCCGATCGTCTGTGTTTCCAGGGTCAATCTGTTTATCCAGACATTGTTGCTATTGTTCTCAAGGAGAAAAGTGACTAATAGACTTATGAACAtattggggatcatggttttctGGACTTGGTTTCCGCTTCTTGTTTCCACCTTGCCTAATTGGACAGAAAGGGTGTTATTTGTCCTCATAAGCTTTGCTGTGACAGGGATTCAACACGTTCAATTCTGTCTGAACCATTTTGCTGCCGATGTTTATGTTGGACAACCCAAGGGGAACGATTGGTTCGAGAAACAAACAGCCGGGACTATTGACATTGCTTGTTCTCCTCAGATGGATTGGTTCTTTGGAGGATTGCAATTCCAGCTTGAGCATCATTTATTTCCAAGGTTGCCTAGGTGCCAACTGAGGAAAATTTCTCCTATTGTACAAGAGCTATGTAAAAAGCACAATTTGCCCTACAGGAGTTTGTCTTTCTTTGAGGCCAATAGGTGGACAATAAGGACACTCAGGGTAGCGGCAATGCAGGCTAGAAGTTTGCTATGGGAAGCTGTTAATACTCATGGCTAA